A part of Tigriopus californicus strain San Diego chromosome 10, Tcal_SD_v2.1, whole genome shotgun sequence genomic DNA contains:
- the LOC131889573 gene encoding calcium channel flower-like isoform X2: MQAFMDGFKPAEGGPHSDVPWWMRYAGKGAGVVGGGLAVFFGLSAAVSINPFCIVAGLWEIVAGILVISIEAPFCCVFLDFVQKFSTFMDVRPLWQKAAVYLGLSFPGILLCTSFSSIVASVAIFVCAVLFGMQFLGKKGNQADMAAMAQQDETGMNAADDSAILDKDQYGQMQYP, from the exons ATGCAGGCCTTTATGGACGGTTTCAAACCCGCGGAGGGCGGTCCGCACAGCGATGTGCCCTGGTGGATGCGATATGCAGGCAAAGGAGCCGGCGTGGTGGGCGGAGGAT TGGCCGTGTTTTTCGGATTGTCGGCCGCCGTGTCCATCAATCCGTTTTGCATCGTGGCGGGGTTGTGGGAGATCGTGGCGGGCATTCTTGTCATCTCCATTGAAGCTCCCTTTTGTTGCGTGTTCCTGGATTTTGTGCAAAAGTTCTCCACTTTCATGGACGTGCGACCGCTCTGGCAAAAAGCGGCCGTCTACTTGGG GCTCTCGTTTCCCGGTATTCTATTGTGCACCTCCTTCAGTTCTATAGTGGCTTCAGTGGCCATCTTTGTTTGTGCCGTGCTCTTTGGCATGCAGTTTCTGGGCAAGAA GGGCAATCAAGCCGATATGGCCGCCATGGCCCAACAAGACGAGACTGGGATGAATGCCGCCGATGATTCGGCCATCTTGGACAAAGACCAATACGGCCAAATGCAGTATCCTTAA
- the LOC131889573 gene encoding calcium channel flower-like isoform X1, whose amino-acid sequence MQAFMDGFKPAEGGPHSDVPWWMRYAGKGAGVVGGGLAVFFGLSAAVSINPFCIVAGLWEIVAGILVISIEAPFCCVFLDFVQKFSTFMDVRPLWQKAAVYLGLSFPGILLCTSFSSIVASVAIFVCAVLFGMQFLGKKASREEMMANVQPPSNMNSATRSDSMKSGLVGNIHVQDVEAAPANP is encoded by the exons ATGCAGGCCTTTATGGACGGTTTCAAACCCGCGGAGGGCGGTCCGCACAGCGATGTGCCCTGGTGGATGCGATATGCAGGCAAAGGAGCCGGCGTGGTGGGCGGAGGAT TGGCCGTGTTTTTCGGATTGTCGGCCGCCGTGTCCATCAATCCGTTTTGCATCGTGGCGGGGTTGTGGGAGATCGTGGCGGGCATTCTTGTCATCTCCATTGAAGCTCCCTTTTGTTGCGTGTTCCTGGATTTTGTGCAAAAGTTCTCCACTTTCATGGACGTGCGACCGCTCTGGCAAAAAGCGGCCGTCTACTTGGG GCTCTCGTTTCCCGGTATTCTATTGTGCACCTCCTTCAGTTCTATAGTGGCTTCAGTGGCCATCTTTGTTTGTGCCGTGCTCTTTGGCATGCAGTTTCTGGGCAAGAA agCGTCGAGGGAAGAGATGATGGCCAATGTCCAACCGCCCAGTAATATGAACTCAGCCACGCGTTCTGATAGCATGAAGTCCGGCTTGGTGGGCAACATCCACGTACAAGATGTGGAGGCGGCTCCTGCCAATCCGTAA
- the LOC131889571 gene encoding disks large-associated protein 4-like isoform X2 yields the protein MALSLYDFLRDPNAPPSPFEEPTGPHAQASNTRPKGLRESMFQQFRSDRTATLPVAKKMLRREQHDRDRKNQREWLLEQRRGRPPPSSQDEVDDSPGRSSPARPARAAPVVRARGAQDRLAQLRAFQAERAQKRQAGQKGIRPPFRVGVYKLTQDIQQNLAPVEGAEKSTLKNVSSRIDTHRKGARPTPARHPIVSTSSSKAKKSLFNKSTPKKTQRAWRAALVQGGKNYVNSLKTGRPKADLAITSVVAPESDVIQSAPQIPIKLDLLTEKQDLSLNLIAETPEVITSSPVSEERETHPALKSAKRRRSSRLANKVRPPSPLSEAVIPEEPEDDVEAVVSFKTTHRDLQTPTEESKSFLPSTSLTPFIAAMEVSKKPDPVVPPPVCTEVSHANFQFLSPSVVGNFKFTATPKAPLDKDGFKTPNMRSLGGSIKSRRSKRMSEACGLIDPLRKDVLFQRGSSSAKRRIRKGQDPYVDLKDISFDDVPADPFSPFHKVMQSRTKTTLDPILTPLVNHGGSPQVQRVTPIPKTLAMEFEQINQAPSNPGAKDVNYFRSLLKTETDRLAALCCHWESKLESLAADANFSEETTGQIRSVIGKAKLMSNRKGRFEQFATLIDNCEFNRGEQKTTCMDLQGFWEMIYFQVEDIDELFKELNTLEASGWMEAVVDHTAPAKNAIGKKLSNKRTNLAKNRKAKSPGKATAALKELMANKRKLMRDKTQKNGQPNLSAKDSLQPVDASRNSPEKVFDGGFFAVRSPLRKLSPNHCGPNSNRKISMSAEARTPKTSGISSMTKRVTRSSQRLSSRPTTAQTLQFNENEEPMV from the exons ATGGCTTTGTCCTTGTACGACTTTCTGCGCGATCCCAACGCCCCGCCCTCGCCTTTCGAAGAGCCGACTGGCCCCCACGCCCAGGCTTCGAACACCCGTCCCAAGGG ATTGCGCGAATCCATGTTTCAACAATTCCGGAGCGACCGTACGGCTACTTTGCCCGTGGCCAAGAAGATGTTGCGCCGTGAACAGCACGATCGAGACCGGAAGAACCAACGGGAATGGCTGCTCGAGCAACGCCGAGGTCGACCCCCACCGTCGAGTCAGG ATGAGGTCGATGACAGTCCTGGTAGATCATCCCCGGCACGGCCGGCTCGAGCTGCACCCGTGGTTAGAGCTCGCGGTGCCCAGGACCGATTGGCCCAATTGCGAGCATTTCAGGCCGAACGGGCCCAGAAACGTCAAGCGGGTCAAAAGGGAATCCGACCCCCATTTCGCGTGGGCGTCTACAAGCTGACCCAAGACA TTCAGCAAAATTTGGCTCCAGTGGAAGGCGCTGAGAAGTCAACTTTGAAGAATGTGTCATCGCGTATTGATACTCATCGCAAAGGCGCCCGTCCCACCCCGGCTCGCCATCCCATAGTGTCTACGTCCAGTTCTAAGGCTAAAAAGAGTTTATTTAATAAAAGCACGCCCAAAAAGACCCAGCGTGCCTGGCGAGCGGCCTTGGTTCAGGGCGGTAAAAACTATGTAAATTCTCTCAAGACTGGCCGACCAAAGGCCGACCTAGCCATCACCTCGGTGGTAGCACCCGAATCCGATGTTATCCAATCGGCACCTCAGATTCCCATAAAGCTCG ATCTTCTGACCGAAAAGCAGGACTTGTCCTTGAATTTGATTGCGGAAACCCCTGAAG TCATTACCTCGTCGCCTGTGTCCGAAGAAAGGGAGACCCACCCGGCTCTAAAATCGGCCAAACGACGTCGCTCGTCACGGTTAGCAAATAAAGTTCGACCACCCTCGCCCTTGTCCGAAGCCGTTATTCCCGAAGAACCCGAAGATGATGTTGAAGCAGTGGTATCGTTCAAAACCACCCACCGCGATCTACAAACCCCTACGGAAGAGAGCAAATCGTTTTTGCCTTCTACTTCGCTGACCCCTTTTATTGCCGCTATGGAAG TGTCGAAAAAGCCAGACCCAGTTGTTCCTCCCCCCGTGTGCACGGAAGTGTCTcatgcaaattttcaatttctttcgcCATCCGTGGtgggaaatttcaaatttactgCGACACCCAAGGCTCCTCTCGACAAAGATGGTTTCAAGACTCCAAATATGCGTTCCTTGGGCGGGTCCATAAAATCTCGACGATCTAAGCGCATGAGTGAGGCGTGCGGTCTCATCGACCCCTTGCGGAAAGATGTCCTATTTCAACGAGGATCCAGCAGTGCCAAACGACGTATCCGAAAAGGCCAAGATCCCTACGTCGATCTGAAGGACATCAGTTTCGATGATGTTCCCGCAGATCCGTTCTCACCATTCCACAAAGTCATGCA GAGTCGCACCAAAACGACCCTTGATCCCATTTTGACGCCCCTGGTTAATCACGGCGGCTCTCCCCAAGTTCAACGCGTCACCCCCATCCCCAAGACACTCGCCATGGAGTTTGAGCAGATCAATCAAG CCCCATCCAATCCGGGAGCGAAAGACGTCAACTATTTTCGGAGTCTCCTGAAGACCGAGACCGACAGATTGGCGGCTTTGTGTTGCCATTGGGAATCGAAATTAGAATCGTTGGCGGCGGATGCGAATTTCTCTGAAGAGACCACGGGTCAGATCCGGTCTGTGATTGGCAAGGCCAAACTCATGTCCAATCGGAAGGGTAGATTCGAACAATTCGCCACGTTGATCGACAATTGCGAGTTCAATCGAGGAGAACAGAAGACCACATGCATGGATTTACAA GGTTTTTGGGAGATGATTTACTTCCAAGTCGAGGATATCGACGAATTATTCAAGGAACTCAATACCTTAGAAgcgagtggatggatggaagcgGTTGTGGACCACACCGCCCCTGCCAAGAATGCGATAGGCAAGAAACTGTCCAATAAGCGTACCAACTTGGCCAAGAATCGAAAGGCCAAATCACCCGGAAAGGCTACGGCTGCTCTCAAGGAGCTCATGGCCAACAAACGGAAGTTAATGCGAGATAAAACTCAAAAGAATGGTCAGCCCAACCTGTCGGCAAAGGATAGTCTTCAACCTGTAGACGCAAGCCGAAATTCGCCTGAGAAGGTCTTTGATGGTGGTTTCTTTGCTGTCCGAAGTCCCTTGAGGAAATTGTCGCCCAATCACTGTGGGCCGAACTCGAACCGTAAAATCTCCATGTCGGCCGAAGCAAGAACTCCCAAGACCTCGGGAATCTCGTCCATGACTAAACGAGTGACGAGGTCGAGCCAGAGGCTTTCCTCGCGGCCTACGACGGCTCAGACTCTTCAATTCAACGAAAATGAGGAACCGATGGTCTAA
- the LOC131889571 gene encoding disks large-associated protein 4-like isoform X1: MALSLYDFLRDPNAPPSPFEEPTGPHAQASNTRPKGLRESMFQQFRSDRTATLPVAKKMLRREQHDRDRKNQREWLLEQRRGRPPPSSQDEVDDSPGRSSPARPARAAPVVRARGAQDRLAQLRAFQAERAQKRQAGQKGIRPPFRVGVYKLTQDIQQNLAPVEGAEKSTLKNVSSRIDTHRKGARPTPARHPIVSTSSSKAKKSLFNKSTPKKTQRAWRAALVQGGKNYVNSLKTGRPKADLAITSVVAPESDVIQSAPQIPIKLDLLTEKQDLSLNLIAETPEVITSSPVSEERETHPALKSAKRRRSSRLANKVRPPSPLSEAVIPEEPEDDVEAVVSFKTTHRDLQTPTEESKSFLPSTSLTPFIAAMEVSKKPDPVVPPPVCTEVSHANFQFLSPSVVGNFKFTATPKAPLDKDGFKTPNMRSLGGSIKSRRSKRMSEACGLIDPLRKDVLFQRGSSSAKRRIRKGQDPYVDLKDISFDDVPADPFSPFHKVMQSRTKTTLDPILTPLVNHGGSPQVQRVTPIPKTLAMEFEQINQEAPSNPGAKDVNYFRSLLKTETDRLAALCCHWESKLESLAADANFSEETTGQIRSVIGKAKLMSNRKGRFEQFATLIDNCEFNRGEQKTTCMDLQGFWEMIYFQVEDIDELFKELNTLEASGWMEAVVDHTAPAKNAIGKKLSNKRTNLAKNRKAKSPGKATAALKELMANKRKLMRDKTQKNGQPNLSAKDSLQPVDASRNSPEKVFDGGFFAVRSPLRKLSPNHCGPNSNRKISMSAEARTPKTSGISSMTKRVTRSSQRLSSRPTTAQTLQFNENEEPMV; encoded by the exons ATGGCTTTGTCCTTGTACGACTTTCTGCGCGATCCCAACGCCCCGCCCTCGCCTTTCGAAGAGCCGACTGGCCCCCACGCCCAGGCTTCGAACACCCGTCCCAAGGG ATTGCGCGAATCCATGTTTCAACAATTCCGGAGCGACCGTACGGCTACTTTGCCCGTGGCCAAGAAGATGTTGCGCCGTGAACAGCACGATCGAGACCGGAAGAACCAACGGGAATGGCTGCTCGAGCAACGCCGAGGTCGACCCCCACCGTCGAGTCAGG ATGAGGTCGATGACAGTCCTGGTAGATCATCCCCGGCACGGCCGGCTCGAGCTGCACCCGTGGTTAGAGCTCGCGGTGCCCAGGACCGATTGGCCCAATTGCGAGCATTTCAGGCCGAACGGGCCCAGAAACGTCAAGCGGGTCAAAAGGGAATCCGACCCCCATTTCGCGTGGGCGTCTACAAGCTGACCCAAGACA TTCAGCAAAATTTGGCTCCAGTGGAAGGCGCTGAGAAGTCAACTTTGAAGAATGTGTCATCGCGTATTGATACTCATCGCAAAGGCGCCCGTCCCACCCCGGCTCGCCATCCCATAGTGTCTACGTCCAGTTCTAAGGCTAAAAAGAGTTTATTTAATAAAAGCACGCCCAAAAAGACCCAGCGTGCCTGGCGAGCGGCCTTGGTTCAGGGCGGTAAAAACTATGTAAATTCTCTCAAGACTGGCCGACCAAAGGCCGACCTAGCCATCACCTCGGTGGTAGCACCCGAATCCGATGTTATCCAATCGGCACCTCAGATTCCCATAAAGCTCG ATCTTCTGACCGAAAAGCAGGACTTGTCCTTGAATTTGATTGCGGAAACCCCTGAAG TCATTACCTCGTCGCCTGTGTCCGAAGAAAGGGAGACCCACCCGGCTCTAAAATCGGCCAAACGACGTCGCTCGTCACGGTTAGCAAATAAAGTTCGACCACCCTCGCCCTTGTCCGAAGCCGTTATTCCCGAAGAACCCGAAGATGATGTTGAAGCAGTGGTATCGTTCAAAACCACCCACCGCGATCTACAAACCCCTACGGAAGAGAGCAAATCGTTTTTGCCTTCTACTTCGCTGACCCCTTTTATTGCCGCTATGGAAG TGTCGAAAAAGCCAGACCCAGTTGTTCCTCCCCCCGTGTGCACGGAAGTGTCTcatgcaaattttcaatttctttcgcCATCCGTGGtgggaaatttcaaatttactgCGACACCCAAGGCTCCTCTCGACAAAGATGGTTTCAAGACTCCAAATATGCGTTCCTTGGGCGGGTCCATAAAATCTCGACGATCTAAGCGCATGAGTGAGGCGTGCGGTCTCATCGACCCCTTGCGGAAAGATGTCCTATTTCAACGAGGATCCAGCAGTGCCAAACGACGTATCCGAAAAGGCCAAGATCCCTACGTCGATCTGAAGGACATCAGTTTCGATGATGTTCCCGCAGATCCGTTCTCACCATTCCACAAAGTCATGCA GAGTCGCACCAAAACGACCCTTGATCCCATTTTGACGCCCCTGGTTAATCACGGCGGCTCTCCCCAAGTTCAACGCGTCACCCCCATCCCCAAGACACTCGCCATGGAGTTTGAGCAGATCAATCAAG AAGCCCCATCCAATCCGGGAGCGAAAGACGTCAACTATTTTCGGAGTCTCCTGAAGACCGAGACCGACAGATTGGCGGCTTTGTGTTGCCATTGGGAATCGAAATTAGAATCGTTGGCGGCGGATGCGAATTTCTCTGAAGAGACCACGGGTCAGATCCGGTCTGTGATTGGCAAGGCCAAACTCATGTCCAATCGGAAGGGTAGATTCGAACAATTCGCCACGTTGATCGACAATTGCGAGTTCAATCGAGGAGAACAGAAGACCACATGCATGGATTTACAA GGTTTTTGGGAGATGATTTACTTCCAAGTCGAGGATATCGACGAATTATTCAAGGAACTCAATACCTTAGAAgcgagtggatggatggaagcgGTTGTGGACCACACCGCCCCTGCCAAGAATGCGATAGGCAAGAAACTGTCCAATAAGCGTACCAACTTGGCCAAGAATCGAAAGGCCAAATCACCCGGAAAGGCTACGGCTGCTCTCAAGGAGCTCATGGCCAACAAACGGAAGTTAATGCGAGATAAAACTCAAAAGAATGGTCAGCCCAACCTGTCGGCAAAGGATAGTCTTCAACCTGTAGACGCAAGCCGAAATTCGCCTGAGAAGGTCTTTGATGGTGGTTTCTTTGCTGTCCGAAGTCCCTTGAGGAAATTGTCGCCCAATCACTGTGGGCCGAACTCGAACCGTAAAATCTCCATGTCGGCCGAAGCAAGAACTCCCAAGACCTCGGGAATCTCGTCCATGACTAAACGAGTGACGAGGTCGAGCCAGAGGCTTTCCTCGCGGCCTACGACGGCTCAGACTCTTCAATTCAACGAAAATGAGGAACCGATGGTCTAA
- the LOC131889575 gene encoding homologous-pairing protein 2 homolog: protein MAKSPENAVEDYLRTQNRPYSANDIVLNLHKEHGKTAVQKALDLLVADGKVSEKLNGKQKQDLISREDKRKLEESHESAVKEWRKRKRICLSITDAILESYPKPKKALFEDIGIETDEDVGAKVPDI from the coding sequence ATGGCCAAAAGCCCGGAAAACGCCGTGGAAGATTATCTACGGACCCAGAACCGCCCGTATTCGGCCAATGACATCGTGCTCAATCTGCATAAGGAGCATGGCAAGACCGCCGTTCAAAAGGCCTTGGACTTGCTGGTGGCCGACGGAAAAGTGTCGGAGAAGCTCAACGGCAAGCAGAAGCAAGACCTGATCAGTCGGGAGGACAAGCGGAAATTGGAAGAAAGCCACGAATCCGCCGTCAAGGAATGGCGGAAGCGTAAGCGTATTTGTCTCTCCATCACCGATGCCATTTTGGAAAGCTATCCCAAGCCCAAGAAGGCCTTGTTCGAAGACATCGGCATTGAGACGGACGAAGATGTGGGTGCCAAAGTCCCGGACATTTAA